The genomic DNA TGATCTGGAAGAGCTTAAGCCAGCCGATTTCAGAAGTTACCTTGCTTCGCGCCGGCGCGATGGACTGACCCCGGCAAGCATGGCAAGGTCGTTCAGTGCTGTGCGCGCATTTTATAAATTTCTGCGCCGAAATAAAATTCTAAAAAATGATGCCATTGATGCTGTCAGTAGCCCAAAACTCAAAAAACGCCTGCCGCGTCCTATAAGTGAAACGGCGGCAAAACGGGTTATCAATGATGTCGGCGATTTTGCATCACCGGCTACCAATGACTGGGTGGCACTTAGGGATATTGCAATTCTGACCCTGCTCTATGGCTGTGGATTGCGGGTGGCAGAGGCCTTAAGTCTGAATATGGGAGATCTGGACAGGAAAGATATTATGACAGTGCGGGGCAAACGCAATAAGGAAAGACTAGTCCCGCTTCTCCCCATTGTTACCCAGTCTGTCGATCAATATCTTGCGGCATGCCCAAAAGATATAAAACCTGGTGAGCCACTTTTTATTGGCGTTCAGGGAAAAAGGCTCAATGCGAGGAATGTTCAGCTTGCCATGCAAAAGGTTCGCATTGCTCTGGGTCTTCCCTCAACGGCGACGCCCCATGCTTTAAGGCACAGCTTCGCCACTCATCTGCTCAGTGCCGGTGGTGATTTACGCACTATACAGGAGCTGCTTGGTCATGCCGATCTTAGCACGACGCAACATTACACAGATGTGGACACAGCTTATCTGATGGATGTTTATAATAACGCCCACCCATCAGCAAAGAAATAAGCAATAGCCTTAAATCCAATAAAACAAACCGCTCAAAAATACCTCGGATAGATCAATATCAGGTATAAATGAACGGCTTGAATTTCCCGTAAGTTTGTGAACTTGCTTAATTTTTAATAGTCTTTTCCATAATCGTTAAATGCACGATCATGTCGGGCATTTCTTCTGGGTGGGCGATGACGTTTGGATTGACTATTTTTTCTATCTTGCACCACATCTTCATAGTAGTCGTCATCAAAGTCGTCATAATCATATGAATCCAATTTTTTACGCGGATATGATTCTGAATGTTTACTGTATTTCTTTTGTTTCATCGTCCTCTCCAAAACGACTCCTTGTTAATCTCAAATGAAATAATATCCAAAATATAACATTTGACTATCGAATATTTCACATAAATTATATTTAGAATATAAATAGATGCTTAGGTCATATCCTTTTTTGTATAGATTATATTCTCTCAGGTTTTCAAAATATCCGTTGATATTCATTCATTTAATTATTGCATATTAATCATTAAAATTATGCGCTTTTCAAATAATATAAAGAGTGTAAAAGGGCAAAAAAATAGGCTAAACTAATAGCCTCACATAAACTTAAATTAATCTTCAGGAACAAACTGATGTCATCATCACAGGATAAAAATCCAACTCAACGTACCTTAGGCCCTTTGCCGGATCTTGAACGCCATCTGCCCGTAGACTGGTGGCGCACTTTATTTAACGCTGTCTATTTAGACACTGACGGTGATGTCGTTGAAAATAGCGACATTACAAAACATGAAGTGGATAGAATTATCAGTGCATTGGATCTTAAGAAAAATGATCATATTCTTGACCTTTGCTGCGGTCAGGGACGTCATACGATTGAGTTGGCAAATAGAGGCTACAATTTTCTAACCGGTATTGACAGATCCGGTTACCTGATCCGGCTTGCCCGACGCAGGGCAAAAGCAGCCTTTTTGAAAATTCAGTTTAAGGAAGGGGACGCCAGACATTTTTCACTTTCATCCAATTCCCAGGACTGCGTGATAATGATGGGCAACTCATTTGGGTACTTTGACAATGAAGAGGATGATGTTGCCGTCTTAAATGCTGTTAAAAAAGTTTTGAAATCAGAGGGCAAACTGGCGCTTGATTTAACCGATGGCGACTGGATGCGAAAGCATTTTGAGCCCCGCTCCTGGGAATGGATAGATAAAAATCAGTTTGTCTGTCGTGAAAGATCTTTATCCCAGGATGGTGACAGACTAATTTCAAGAGAAGTTATAGTTCATGCTGAACACGGCGTGATTGCCGACCAGTTTTATGCAGAACGTCTTTATTCGAAAGTACGCATTACCCAATTACTCGAAAAAGTCGGCTTTAAAGATATCCAGCACCATGCTGAGATTGAACCGGACTCAACACGTCATGAAGATCTTGGCATGATGGCCCGCCGCAATTTAATTACGGCTCTTGGCCCTGTAAAAAGCCAGCAAGTGGCAGATAAGTCACGCCCGCTAAGAAATATTTCTGTTCTCATGGGAGACCCAAGTCTTCCGGATACAGTCAAACTTGGTGGAAAGTTCAATGAAGAAGATATTGCCACTATTAATAAATTAAAATCTGCACTTGCTGAGCTGGATGGGTATAAGTTCCACTATATAGATAGCCATGCCACATTGGTACAATCTCTCAATAAAATCAAATCTGATTTTGTATTAAATTTGTGTGATGAAGGCTTTATGAATAATGCCACTATGGAAATGCATGTTCCCGCATTTCTGGAAATGCAGGGTATTTCCTATACCGGTGCCAACCCGCAATCCCTGGTTATCTGTTATAACAAGGCCATTGTAAGGTCAATTGCCATGTCTTGTGATATTCCTGTGCCACTCGAGACATATTTTGGTCCTGATGATCAAATGGTCACTATACCCTCAATCCTGCCAGCTCTCATTAAACCCTGCGAAGGGGACAGCAGCATCGGCATTACATCTAAAGCTGTTGTGCATTCTGCCGAAGAGGCCATTGAATATATTGCCGGTCTTAGAGAACAGTTGCCAAGAACGTCTATTCTGGTACAGGAATTCCTTACAGGGCGGGAATTCAGCGTTGGTCTGGTTGGCAATCCGAGCCTGGGCTTGAACCCGCTACCCGTTCTTGAGGTGGATTACAGCAAGCTTGATGAAGGACTTCCTAAAATCCTCGGATACGAGTCAAAATGGGATCCAAACTCTCCTTACTGGAGCGAGATAAGCTATAAAAAAGCTGAGCTTGACGAAGAAAGCCAGCGCAACCTGATTAACTGGTCCAGCATATTGTTTGAAAGGCTTGGATGCCGGGATTATGCGCGTTTTGATTTCCGTGCTGATGCCGATGGCACTTTAAAGCTTCTTGAAGCAAACCCAAACCCGGGATGGTGCTGGGACGGAAAATTAAACCTGATGGCTTCCTTCGCAGGACTATCCTATTCTGATCTTCTGGCAAAGATTATTGAGGCCGCCGAACGAAGACTGCGCCTGCGATAAATAATATTATTTCTGAGAATAATAAAGGCGGCACATAGGCCGCCTTTATTACAATTTCTGAATTCCGGAATTCCTACATATGAATAGGAGATCCGCCCGCTGCCATTGCCGCTTCCTTAACCGCCTCAGATTCGGTCGGGTGTGCGTGACACGTATAGGCGATATCCTCTGCGGTCAGGCCTTTTTCAATGGCCAGAGTCACTTCGGCAATCATATTGCCAGCATCCGCTCCGATGATATGGGCACCAAGCACTTTATCCGTATCCTGAGATGAGAGAATTTTTACAAAACCATCAGTCTGGCTGTTTGCTTTAGCCCGGCTGTTGGCGGTAAACGGAAACTTGCCAACATTATAAGCTATACCGGCATCCTTAAGCTGTTCCTCGGTTTTACCGACACTGGCCACTTCCGGCATTGTATAAATCACGCCTGGGATGGCATCATAATTAACATGTCCGGCAAAACCGGCAATGGTTTCCGCAACCGCAATGCCTTCATCTTCGGCCTTATGGGCCAGCATTGCACCGCGCACCACATCCCCAATGGCATATATTCCCGGAACATTTGTTTCAAAATGATCATTAATATCCACCTGACCGCGATCGGTCATTTTAATGCCGGCTTCTTCAAGACCAAGTCCCTCTGTATAAGGGCGACGTCCAACAGAAACCAGGACGGCATCCGCTTTTATTGTTTCTGCATCACCACCCGCTGCCGGTTCAACGGTTACCGTAGCACCCGTTTTGGTCGTCTTAACAGCGGTCACTTTTGATTTAAGTTTAAAGCTAAAACCCTGTTTTTTAAGAATTCTGGCAAAAGTTTTTGAAACTTCGCCGTCCATTTCCGGCGTGATGCGGTCCATAAATTCAACAACAGTCACTTCCGCACCAAGTCTTTTCCAAACGGATCCCAGCTCAAGCCCAATTACACCACCACCAATCACGACCAGGTGTTTTGGCACCTTTGGCAGGCTTAATGCCCCGGTTGAGGAAACAACAATTTTTTCATCAATTTTAATACCGGGAAGACCCGCAACATCAGATCCGGTGGCAATGACAATATTTTTAGTCTCTAACGTCTGGTTGCCACCGTCATTAAGCTCAACATCAACTTTGCCGGCACCGGCAATTTTGCCACGACCTTTTACATAATCAACTTTATTCTTTTTAAACAAAAATTCAATGCCGCCGGTCAGATCGCTGACAACCCCGTCTTTGTGCTTCATTAATTTGGCAATATCGATAGAAAGCTTCCCTGTTGAAATTCCGTATTTTTCCATCCCGCCATTGGCTTCGTCATAAAGCTCTGATGCATGCAGTAACGCTTTTGACGGAATACAGCCAACATTCAGGCATGTTCCGCCTAGGGCACCACGCATTTCCACGCAGGCCGTTTTTAGTCCCAGCTGAGCTGCTCTGATTGCTGCAACATAACCGCCGGGTCCACCGCCGATGATAACGACATCATATTTATCACTCATAATGAACTTCCATTTTCATTCAATTAAAGATCAAGAACCAGACGCTGTGGATCTTCCAGATTTTCTTTGACCCGCACCAGGAACGTCACCGCCCCTTTACCATCAACAATCCTGTGATCATAGCTAAGGGACAGATACATCATCGGACGGATGACAATCTGATCATTCACAACAACGGGCCGTTTTTGAATAGTGTGCATTCCCAGAATACCGGATTGCGGTGCATTCAAAATCGGTGATGAAAGAAGAGAGCCGAACACACCGCCATTTGAAATAGTGAATGTTCCACCCATCATATCTTCCATCGCAAGTTTCCCATCACGGGCAAGTCCGCCAAGGCGACTGATTTCTTTTTCAATATCCGCAAAACCAAGCTTCTCGCAGTTACGAACAACCGGAACAACCAGGCCTGCTGGCGTGCTCGCCGCAACACCAATATTATAATAGTTTTTATAGACAATACTGTCTTCGCGGATTTCCGCGTTTACTTCCGGAATTTCCTTCAGCGCTGCGGTACAGGCTTTCGCAAAGAAAGACATAAAGCCAAGTCGGCACCCATGTTTCTTTTCAAAAGTTTCCTGATATTGTTTGCGAAGGTTCATAACAGCCGTCATATCCACTTCATTATAAGTGGTCAGCATAGCCGCAGTATTTTGTGCATCTTTAAGACGCTTGGCAATTGTGCGGCGCAGACGGGTCATTGGAACCACCTCTTCCTGTGGTGCCGCAACAACTTCTGCTGCCGGAGTAGTGGATTGAACTGCCGGTGCCGGTCCGCCTGAAATATGTGCAAGCACATCTGCTTTGGTCACTGCTCCGCCAGCACCTGTTCCTGCAATTTTGGAAACGTCAATCCCTTTTTCAGCAGCCAGCTTTGCCGCTGCCGGTCTTGCATTAGTCCCAGATTTAGCGGACGCCGCGACTGCCACTGGAGCCGCTTCAGCCTTGGCGGCTGGCTTTTCTTCTTTGGCGGGCGTATCTGCAGCAGCTGGTTTATCAGCCGCCTTACCCTGAGCCGTTTCATCGATTTTGCCAAGAATTGCTCCGACTTCCACATTATCTCCTTCTTTTGCGACTATTTCAGAAAGAGCCCCTGCAACAGATGCAGTCACTTCAAGGGCAACCTTGTCTGTTTCAAGTTCGCAAACAACTTCGTCAACGGCAACTGCATCACCAACGGCTTTATACCATTTTCCAACAGTTGCTTCAGATACTGATTCGCCGAGTACCGGCACTTGGATTTCGACGGTCATATGACCAACTCCTTATTGTTCTTATCTTTTCTTAATTGTTAAAGCCTGATCAATCAGATCCGCTTGCTGCTTTTTATGTCTTTCCATCAACCCTGTTGCTGGAGAGGCCGCTTCCTTACGTCCGGCATAAGCCGGCCGTTTCACCTTACCACCAACATTGGTAAGAACGTCTTCTATTAGTGGATCAATAAAGCTCCAGGCACCCATATTTTTGGGTTCTTCCTGACACCAGACCACGGCTTCAAGATTTTTAAATCTTTTGATTTCCTTGGTTAGAGCCTCGGCCGGGAATGGATAGAGCTGTTCAATACGCATAATATATGTATCTTTCTGCTCTCGGATATCACGTTCAGCCATCAGGTCATAATAGACTTTACCTGTACAGAGAATAAGGCGTTTGATCCCGTTTGGCTTGTTGATCTCAATTGTTTTATGTGGATCTGATTCTGCATCATCCCATAAAACTCTATGAAATTCTGATCCGGCACCCATATCTTCTATTTTTGAAGTCGCCAGTTTATGTCTAAGCAATGATTTCGGTGTCATAATGATCAGAGGCTTGCGGAACTTACGCTTCATCTGACGTCTGAGCACATGATAATAGTTAGCGGGCGTTGTACAGTTAACCACCTGCATATTGTCTTCTGCGCAAAGCTGAAGATACCGTTCAAGACGGGCCGATGAATGTTCCGGACCCTGACCTTCATAGCCATGCGGAAGGCAGACGACAAGGCCACTGAAGCGCAACCATTTGCTTTCACCACTGGATATAAACTGGTCAAAAAGCATTTGGGCGCCATTGGCAAAATCACCAAACTGCGCTTCCCAGATCACAAGGGCATTTGGCTCAGCCAAAGTATATCCATATTCAAATCCGAGCACTGCTTCTTCAGAAAGGGCACTATCAATTACTTCATAAGTGGCATGAGCATCCGGCCCCTGACCGGCATGGGCCAGCGGTGCATAACGTTCTTCCGTTTCCTGATCAACAAATACACTATGTCGCTGCGAGAAAGTCCCACGTTGACTGTCCTGACCGGACAGGCGAACGCGGTGACCTTCACGGATCAGCGTACCAAAGGCAAGCGCCTCTGCTGTTGCCCAGTCAAAATTCTCACCAGTTTCAAACATTTGTGCTTTTGCTTCAAGAGTGCGTTGCAACGTTCTGTGAATTTTAAATCCATCGGGAACTGTCGTCAGTAAATGACCAAGATCCTTAAGATCTTCAATATTAACCCCTGTTTTGCTGCCACGGCGGATATCGGCATCCGGACGTTCAAGACCGGTCCAGCTACCGGCAAACCAGTCAGCCTTAACAGGCTTATAATTTTTAGCGGCTTCAAATTCCACATCCAGAAAACTATGAAAATCTTTGACCATCTGATCGGCCTCGGATGCGGTCAGTAGTCCTTCACGAAATAATCTTTCAGCATAAATTTCACGTGTTGTCGGATGATTTTTTATCCGTTTATACATCAGTGGCTGTGTAAAGGACGGCTCGTCGCCTTCATTATGACCAAACCGACGGTAACAGAACATATCAACGACCACATCTTTTTTGAATGTTTGTCTGTATTCAGTTGCCAGTTTCATGGCAAAAACAACCGCTTCCGGATCATCGCCATTCACATGAAATACCGGTGCCTGAATTGCTTTGGCCATATCTGAAGGATAGGGTGAGGAACGCGAATAATGTGGTGATGTGGTAAAACCGATCTGGTTATTGACCACCACATGAATTGTACCACCAGTATGATACCCGCGCAGGTCACTGAGTGCGAAACCTTCAGCGACAATTCCCTGACCGGAAAAGGCGGCATCACCATGAAGTAAAAGTGTCAGAACACTTGAGCCGGATTTATCGCCGCGCTGCATGAGTTTGGCTCTTGTTTTTCCAAGAGCAACCGGGTTCACCGCTTCAAGGTGAGACGGGTTGGCGGTAAGTGACAGATGCACGTCATTACCATCAAATGAGCGATCCGAAGATGCCCCCAAATGGTATTTAACATCGCCTGATCCTTCGATTTCATCCGGCGTTGATGACCCTCCATGAAACTCATGGAAAATTGCCTTGAAAGGTTTACTCATCACATTAGTCAGAACATTTAACCGGCCACGGTGTGGCATACCGATAACAATTTCCTTAATACCGATATGTCCACCTGTTTTAATGACAGCTTCCAATGCCGGAATTAGCGTTTCAGCACCATCAAGACCAAATCTTTTTGTGCCAACATATTTCTTGGCAAGGTAGCCTTCATAACCCTCTGCTTCTGTCAGTTTCTGCAAGATTGCAAGCTTGCCTTCATTGGTGAAATGTATTTCCTTGTCTCGGCCCTCAATACGTTTCAAAATCCAGCTTTTCTCTTCAGCACTGTTAATATGCATAAATTCAACACCAAATGTTGAACAATAAGTTCTTGCCAGAATTGCCATGACTTCCCTGACAGTGGCTGTTTCAAGCCCCAATACATTATCCAGGAAAATGTCACGGTCCAGATCACCTTCGCCAAATCCGTAAGTTTGTGGATCAAGTTCAGAATGATATGGTTTTTCAGTAAGCCCGAGAGGGTCAAGATTTGCATGCAGGTGTCCGCGAACCCGGTAAGTGCGGATCATCATTAAGCAGCGGATTGAATCAAGCGTCGCTTTCCTGATATCAGCTTCAGAAGCCGTCGATTTGCCCTTCTTATTTTCAACCTTTGCTTCATAACCCGGGTTAAGCGCATCTGTCAGGTCATCATTTTCATTATAAGGCCAGTCCTTCCGCGTCCATGATGCACCCGGTTTTTCCTTACCCGCACCCATTAGAAGACGGGCATCATCAGCCAGTTCTTCAAAATAAGCCTGCCATGAAGGATCCACAGAGGATGGATCACGGGAATATCTGGCAAATAATTCTTCAACAAATGCACCACTGGCGCCGTTAAAAAGATTTTCTTTGGTTTCTATACTCATTTTATTCGAGCCTGTTTTAATAATCAAACCGTTGGATCAACTTTTACTCTTAAAGGATTGATAAACGTTTAACCCTTTAAGACCTTTAACATTGTCGTACCGAGTTCAGATGGACTATCTGAAATGACGATGCCAGCACTTTTCATTGCCTCAATCTTGTCTTCTGCTCCGCCTTTGCCACCTGAAACAATCGCCCCGGCATGACCCATTGTCCGTCCTGGAGGGGCCGTCCGCCCGGCAATAAAGCCTACTACCGGCTTCTTGATTTTATGGGATTTAAGGAATTCCGCAGCATCTTCCTCTGCTGAACCGCCAATTTCACCAATCATGATAATTGACTGTGTCTCATCATCATGAAGGAAGCCATCAAGAACATCAATAAAGTTTGTGCCATTTACAGGATCACCGCCAATACCAACACAGGTGGTCTGACCAAGACCCGCGACAGTTGTCTGATGCACAGCTTCATAAGTCAGAGTACCTGACCTTGAAACACAGCCAACTGATCCTCTCATATGAATATGGCCTGGCATAATCCCGATTTTACATTCACCAGGTGTGATGACACCCGGGCAGTTGGGACCGATCAGGCGGGAACTCGAGCCCTGTAGAGCGCGCTTCACTTTGACCATATCAAGTACGGGAATACCTTCTGTAATACAGACAATCAGCTCAACCTTGGCATCAATTGCTTCTAATATAGCATCTGCTGCAAAAGGAGGTGGTACATATATGACGGAGGCATTGGCCTCTGTTTTATGCACAGCCTCTTCAACAGTGTTAAAGACCGGAAGATCAAGATGTTTAGTGCCACCTTTACCGGGTGTGACACCGCCAACCATTTTAGTACCATAGGCAATGGCCTGCTCAGAATGGAAAGTACCTTGTGCTCCGGTGAATCCCTGACAGATTACTTTTGTTTGTGAATTTACGAAAATAGACATTAGCTTGCCTCCCCTACAGCTTTTACAATTTTAGCTGCAGCATCACCAAGATCAGATGCCGCTATAATATTCAGACCGGAATTATTCATAATCTCCTTGCCTTTTTCTACGTTAGTTCCTTCCAGACGCACAACGAGCGGCACATTCAGTGAAAGTTCCTTGGCAGCAGCGATCACACCTTCTGCAATCACATCACAGCGCATGATACCGCCAAAGATATTAACAAGAATTCCCTCAACAGCCGGATCACTCAGGATAATTTTGAACGCTTCGGTAACCCGTTCTCTGGTTGCTCCACCGCCAACGTCCAGGAAGTTTGCCGGAGATCCGCCCTTTAATTTGATGATATCCATTGTGGCCATGGCAAGCCCGGCGCCATTGACCATACAGCCAATGCTGCCATCAAGCTTAATGTAGCTCAGTTCATGTTTTGCTGCTTCTAGCTCCATTGGGTCTTCTTCTGTCGGGTCACGAAGCTCAACCACATCCTTATGTCTGAAGAGTGAATTGCCATCAAATCCCATCTTTGCGTCAAGAATGACGATTTCGTCATCTTTTGTGACAACAAGCGGATTAATCTCAAGCATTGAGGCATCTTTTTCTATAAATGTTTTATATAGAGATGCGATCACTTTTACAGCGGCACTGGCCGCTTTACCTGTTAACCCAATTGCATAGGCCACTTTCCGGCAATGAAAGCCGGATAGTCCGGTTGCAGGATCAATCGTTACCGTAATGATTTTTTCAGGCGTCTTTGCTGCCACTTCTTCAATATCCATACCACCTTCTGACGAGGCAATAATAGCGACGCGGCTGCTTTCGCGGTCAACCAGAAGACTGATATAAAGCTCATTTGCAATCGCACACCCGTCTTCAATATAAACCTGATTGACCTGTTTGCCGGCAGGGCCAGTTTGATGGGTTACCAGATTCATTCCTATCATATGCGAAGCAACCTGTTTCACTTCTTCAACAGATTTTACGACTTTTACACCGCCGCCTTTACCACGTCCGCCTGCATGGATTTGGGCCTTTACCACCCATACCGGTCCACCAAGATCCTTGGCAACCTGCTCTGCCTCTTTCGCTGTATAGGCGATGCCACCGTCAAGTACCGGTGCACCATACTGCCGAAGCAGTTCTTTCGCCTGATATTCATGAATATTCATAGGTCTATACCTTTTTCCCGCTAGTTTTTCGTTTATACGTCATAAAGAATAAGGATTAAGAAAACCCTTATTCTTTATATTTTCTGATTAGTTACCCAGTGAAGGATCAATGGCAACCACGGCTTCCATCAGTCCTTTGACAGCGGCCACACTATGATCAAAGCCGGCTTTTTCTTCCTTATTCAGAGCAATCTCAACAATCTTTTCGACCCCGTTCTCACCAATAATACATGGCACGCCGACATACATATCAGATTGACCATACTCGCCATTAAGCGCCACAGCACATGGCAGAAGACGACGTTTGTCACCAAGATAACTTTCTGCCATCGCAATCGCAGAAGTTGCCGGCGCATAATAGGCCGACCCTGTTTTAAGAAGAGCAACAATTTCCGCGCCGCCATCACGGGTACGCTGAATTATTTTTTCAAGCTTTTCATTTGTCGTCCATCCCATATTGACAAGATCAGGGATCGGAATTCCCGCGACTGTTGAATAGCGTGGTAGTGGCACCATGGTATCTCCATGGCCGCCAAGAACAAAAGCATTCACATCTTCGACGGAAACATTGAATTCTTCAGCAAGAAATAGAGTAAATCGTGCACTATCCAGCACGCCAGCCATTCCTACAACTTTATTTGCTGGAAGTCCTGAATATTTCTGTAAAGCCCAAACCATCACATCAAGTGGGTTGGTGATACAAATGACAAATGCATTTGGTGCATGATCGCGGATGCCTTCACCCACTGATTTCATCACTTTACAGTTAATGCCAAGCAGATCATCACGGCTCATACCAGGCTTGCGGGCGACACCGGCAGTAACAATAACAACATCGGCACCGGCAATATCAGCATAATCCGCTGTGCCGGAAATGCGGGCATCATAGCCTTCAACAGTTGAGGATTGTGCGATATCGAGAGCTTTACCCTGCGGAAGTCCATCTGCAATATCAAAAATAACAACATCACCCAGACCTTTTAGTCCGGCGAGATGTGCCAAAGTACCGCCGATTTGACCGCCACCAATGAGCGCAATTTTCTTACGTGCCATATTATATTTACTCCTAGAAATTTTGAAGGGTTTCAGAATAATTCTTAATATGCTCATATCATATTATTAAGATATTTTCCGGGTCCCGAGATTAAAATAAAATCATTGTTCCCGATGTAGCGCGAAAATGGTCGTTACGCAACAGTTTCTATATAAAAATACACATATTTTTCAATTATTTGTCAATATAGTTGTCAATATTGCTTTGTATAGCGATCTATTATGGCCTTATCAAACGGCATGCCCCTTAGCCAGATACTCTTTTGACTGCATTTCCATTAGTCTTGATACGGTTCTTTGAAATTCAAAATGGCCATGCCCCTCTTCATACAGATCTTCCGGGGCCACCGCCGCACAGCAAAGAAATTTGACATTATTTTCATATAATGCGTCAATGAAAGTGGTAAATCGTTTTGCTTCATTTCTGTTTTCGGGTCCGAGTTTTGGTATCCCAACCATAATAATGGTGTGATATTTCCAGGCCATGGCCAGATAATCGGCAGATCCAAGCGCTGCACCACATATTTTTTTAAAGGACACAACCGCGACCCCGCGGGAAGCCACAGGAATATGGAGAATACGTCCCTGAACTTCAATATCATCAGGGCCAACTTCGGTGCGATCATCAACTTCATGGTCCGTAAGCCGCCAGAATGCCTCCGACAAGGCTTTTGTTGCTACTTCACCAAGCGGATGATGGTATACTTCCATGCCTTTCATTCGCTCCAGCCGGTAATCAGTGGGTCCGTCAAGAGCAACAACGTCAAGTTCTTCCTTGATCATTTTTATTGTTGGCAGGAAAAGTTCCCGGTTAAGGCCATTCTTATATAATTCATCCGGTGCTCTGTTTGAGGTCAGTACCAGTATCACACCAAGATTGAGTAAAGATCTGAACAACCGACCCAGAATCATTGCATCCGTCACGTCGGTCACCTGAAATTCATCAAAGCACAGGAGTTTGCTTTTTCTTGCAATATTTTCTGCCAACGGAGGGATCGGATCATCTGCTGATGTACCAAACTTCTTAATTCGGTTTTCCTTGTCCATATAACGCCACGCATGAATTTCCTTATGTATTTCAATCATAAAAGCGTGAAAATGAACCCTGCGTTTATTCAATATAGGAGCCAGATCAAAAAACAGATCCATCAACATGGATTTCCCCCTGCCAACGCTGCCGTATATATATAATCCTTTTGGCTTTTCGATTATTTTTTTCTTAAGAAACATCCTGCTCAAAATATTTTCATTTTGAGCAGGATTATTATTTTTTAGACTGAGGAATAGATTTTGAAATTTGTCAACAACTCTTGCCTGATTTCCATCTTCTTTCAATTGCCCGTTTTCTAGCATTTCATGGTATCTTGTGTACGGGTCTAAAGTCGAATTAATCATAAAAAATTACTCAAAAAT from Emcibacteraceae bacterium includes the following:
- the zapE gene encoding cell division protein ZapE, whose protein sequence is MINSTLDPYTRYHEMLENGQLKEDGNQARVVDKFQNLFLSLKNNNPAQNENILSRMFLKKKIIEKPKGLYIYGSVGRGKSMLMDLFFDLAPILNKRRVHFHAFMIEIHKEIHAWRYMDKENRIKKFGTSADDPIPPLAENIARKSKLLCFDEFQVTDVTDAMILGRLFRSLLNLGVILVLTSNRAPDELYKNGLNRELFLPTIKMIKEELDVVALDGPTDYRLERMKGMEVYHHPLGEVATKALSEAFWRLTDHEVDDRTEVGPDDIEVQGRILHIPVASRGVAVVSFKKICGAALGSADYLAMAWKYHTIIMVGIPKLGPENRNEAKRFTTFIDALYENNVKFLCCAAVAPEDLYEEGHGHFEFQRTVSRLMEMQSKEYLAKGHAV